Part of the Bacteroidales bacterium genome is shown below.
GATTTGAACCACCCTTCATTAACCTGCTGCATCCTGCACTCATTATCAAGATTAACAACGATATACGCTTCCCTTGTATCAAAGTCAGCTGGCGGATCATTAAATGCAATATGTCCGTTTACCCCGATACCGATAAGTCCAAGATCAACAGGTTTCCTTCTGATCTCTTCAGTAAGCTTTTTTATCTTTTGCTCGATAGATCCCTCAACATCAACACTATGAAACGCTTTTGCCTTTATATGATTAATGAATCGTTCGTACAGATATTTTCTGAAACTTGCAGGATGGGTTACAGGAAGCCCGATATATTCATCAAGATGAAAAATCTCAACCTTCTCCCATTCAACCTTTTCACTTAATAACGCGCTTAAAGTCTCAAACTGGGAGCTTCCTGTAGATACAACGAGTCGTGCCTCTCCCCTGCCAGCAATTGATTGGTTCAGCTTTTCAGCTGCAAGCCGGGCAGCTCTTAATCCTAGCTCCGCAGCATTTTCACATATTATAATATTCATCTCAACTGGTTTTAAACTCTTCCGTTAAAATTAAAACAATTAATCAGAAGTGATTTAAATACTCTGAATTTTTATCCCAAATAAAAAACCGGTTAGTTAAAGTATGTTAAGTAACATAAGCCGTTTCCAGACTGTTTATGATTTTTACATATCTTGTGGTCAAATTTCTAACCTGATGTTTAAATCTTCAATTTTTCTGAGTATTGTTCTGATACTCTGTGTGAACTATAATCTGTCCGGTCAGACTAAAGGTGTAAACCGCGATAATTACCGGATCAACATTGCCGGTACCAGTAAACCGGTAGTTATTGATGGTATTCTCGATGACGAAGCATGGAAGACAGCTCAGCGGGTTGGAAATTTTCATACCGTAACTCCTTCTGACACAGGTTTCGCGATTGCTCAGACTGAAGTTATGATCTCCTATGATGAGACAAATTTTTACCTTGGTGCAATCTGCTATGATCCGACTCCCGGGAAAAGGCCAATTGAATCTTTGCGGAGAGATTTCAATTTTTCGAAGAACGATAACTTCATGTTATTTATTGACACCTATAATGATCTGACAAATGGATTTGCTTTTGGTGTTTCAGCTGCTGGTGCGCAGACTGAAGGCTTGGAACATGATGCCCAATTGATTTCATACAGCTGGGACATAAAATGGAAGTCGGCTGTAACCAGTTACGACGATCGCTGGGTGATAGAGTTTAGTATTCCTTTCAGAAGTATCCGTTATTTTGAGGGATCCACTGAATGGGGCATTAATTTCGGACGTCTGGATCTGAAAACAAATGAGAAATCGGCCTGGGCACCAATACCCCGCAACCTGAATCATTGCTCTCTTCCTCATACCGGAACACTTGTATGGGATAAACCATTAGGCAATGCGGGAGTTCGCTTTTCTCTGATCCCTTACGTAACAGCAAAGGCAACCAAAAATAATCAGTTGAATGAGAGTACAAACTGGAAGGGTAATGGAGGCTTTGATGCTAAAATGATATTATCCTCATCAATGAACCTCGATCTTACTGTAAATCCTGATTACTCTCAGGTAGAAGAGGACCGTCAACAAACAAATCTCGACCGTTTTGAACTGTTCTTCCCTGAAAGGCGACAGTTCTTTCTTGAAAACAGCGACCTGTTTTCGAATCTGGGCACAACCGGCGATCAGCCTTTCTTTTCCAGACGGATCGGGTTAAATATACCGGTAATTGGCGGAGGCAGACTAAGCGGAAGGATTGGAGAAAACTGGAGAGTAGGCGTAATGGATATGCAAACCGGATCAAAAGAAGATATTCCATCAACCAATTTTGCTGTTGCGGTTTTGCAGCGACAGGTTTTCAACAGATCGAGCGTAGTTGGATTCCTTGTAAACAAACAGGTTACAGGAAATTATAATGATACCGTTTATACAGGATATAAATATAACAGAGTAGCAGGATTGGAATACAACCTTGCAAGTAAGAATAACAAGTGGGCCGGAAAATCATTTTATCATCAGGCATTTTATCCGGGAGCAACAGGCGATGCTGCGACAGTAGCAAACAGTCTGTTATATTCAGGCCGCTCCCTGAAAGCCAGCTTCGAACAGACCTGGATCGGTGCGGATTATGTTTCGGAGGTCGGGTATATAAGAAGAACGGGATATTTCGAGGTAGCCCCGGGGATTAAGTATCTGTTCTTTCCAGCTTCGGGTAAAATACTAAGCCATGGTCCGGGATTTGATTTTGACATTATTCTTGATCCAAGCGCAGAAATGACTGACCGTCAAACGCAGCTTACATATACAATTGGATGGCAGAACAGAAACCAGGTTACCTTTAATGTAAGTGACTATTATGTAAAGCTCAGCAACGCATTTGACCCTACTAACAGCGGCGGAATAAAACTCATTGCAGGAAGTGATTATAACTGGCAATCGGCAGGAGTTAACTTTTCTTCTGACTTTCGCAAGATGTTTAATTTCAGCGTAAATGGCGGATATGGTAATTATTATAACGGAACCAGATCAACACTTGGGGCAACAATCAACTACAGATCTCAGCCTTATGGAAGCATTTCAATTACAGCAAATTACAATGACATTTCTTTACCTGATCCATATAAGAGTGTGAAACTGTTTTTAATTGGCCCACGCCTGGATCTGACTTTCACTGATAAATTATTCTTTACTTCGTTTGTTCAATATAATAACCAGATTGACAACCTGAATCTGAACCTTCGTTTTCAATGGCGCTTTGCACCGGTTTCTGACCTTTACATTGTCTACACAGAAAACTCATTCCCGGGCGACTATACAATCAAGAACAGAGGTTTGGTAGTTAAACTTTCGTATTGGTTTAATTAGCGTTTATGAATAGTACCGGCGAACTGATTAATGCCATAAATAAAGAGGAATGCAAGGTCTGGTTTTTTCCCGGGGCTGATAACTGGGATACCAGGTTCAACAAATTTACCGGCTCTTTTATAAGTCTGATGAATCAGATCTTTGAAGATGATTTTCAGTATATTAAAGGGATCTACTATAAATCAACCATGCTTAATGTTATCTGGGCTCTGAATAATGCCCAGAAACCGGTAGTCAATCCCGATAATGAGAAGCTGATCTCAGAGGCTCTTAATATGATCGTCTCAGCCGGCATATCACCTGACACACAACTTATTATAACATCTTCGAGCTCCGGTACCATAGTAGCTGCGCAAACAGCCTGTTACCTGGCCGGGAGGAACCGTAACAATATATACCTCCATAAGCCATTTCATGTGATACTCCGGGCAAGCATGCTATCAGAGGAATCTGAATTATTTAAACAACTGGTTCATTATCAGAAGGAAGGACTAATCGGAAAGATAATTCATGAAGAAGTCCAGTTCGAAGGGGACTCCTCATTCGGAGTAGGCGGAATAACAAAAATGGAAGCGTACAGCAATGCATTTGGTTTGATATTACCCTGGTTTTCAAAAAAATACAATGGTCCATCATTTCTCAATACCCATCCTGAGAAAGGACATATTCACAGGAAAAGATCGCAGATGTCAAATCTGGCACAGGAGTTTATTGATATAATCCTTATCAAACATAAGCTGGCCGGGGAGTATTACAGGGACAGAGCAGAATCGGTAATAACTACTTGATCATAAAATCAAGAAGCGGCCTATCCCCAAGATAGGCTACAAGATTGTCATTCTTCTTCAGCTGACCAACACCCGAGGGAGTACCGGTAAATATAAGATCGCCTGTTTTAAGAGTAAAATACCTTGAAACGTATTCCACTATCTCATTGATATTGAATATCATATCGGAGGTATTGCTCTGCTGGACAATTTTTCCGTTAATCTCAAGTCTGAAATCGAGGTCGCTCATATCTTTAACAGAGGCAGCAGGAACAAAAGTACCTATTGGTGCTGCACCATCGAAACACTTTGAGAGCTCCCATGGCATACCGTTTTTTGCCTGCCGGCTCTGAATATCGCGGGCTGTGATATCAATGCCTAGAGTCAACTCATCATAATAACGGGGTGCAAATTTTGCAGAGATCCCCTTACCAAGCTTGCTGATCTTTATAACTACCTCAACTTCATAGTGGATATTATCGGAGAAACCCGGAAGGAAGAAAGGTTTGTTATTCTTAAGAAGTGCCGAGTCGGGTTTTAAAAAGACAACGGGTTCTTCAGGGATCGGCCATCCCATCTCAATTGCATGCTTTCTGTAGTTCAGTCCGATACAGATTATCTTCATCTTAACCCTGAGTTTTGCCGAACGATCTGAGTTTTATTTCTGTAAGAACTTTTTTTGTATAGAGAGGGAATTCACCGTTCATCATCCAGGAGTAGTAGGCAGGCTCTTCTGCAAAAACCTTCTCAACGGCTTTCCCTTTATGTTTTCCGAAGTTAAATACCTCGACACCATTTTCATCAAGAATAATTCTTCCTGCAAAATCGACATTGCTGTTGAATGAGCTAAAATCTGCAAGCTTTTCAACATCATTTTCAAGGTCAGGATACCTGTCGAGCTGTGACTTCAGAACTTCAAATGTTGCAGCAGTATCGGCTTTTGCCCCATGAGCCCCCTCTAGTTCTTTCCTGCAGTAGAAAAGATAAGCTGCGGTAAGGGTTCGTTGTTCTTTTTTGTGAAATATAACCTGAACATCCACATATCTGCGCTTTCTGAAATTAAAGTCGATATCTGTTCTCAGAAACTCTTCAGCAAGAACAGGGATATCAAATTTTATGGCATTATATCCGGCCAGGTCACACCCCTCAAGAAAGGCTGCAAGGTTTTTTCCAACTTCTTTGAAAGTAGGTGAATTTGCCACATCTGCATCTGTAATACCGTGAATAGCAGTTGTTTTAGGAGGAATAGGCATTTCCGGATTAACCCTGGTGGTCATCCACTCTTCCTTACCGTTTGGATGGATCTTAAGTACCGAAAGCTCAACGATGCGATCAGTTGTTACGTTAATACCCGTCGTTTCAAGATCGATAAAAGCGATCGGCTTTTAAGATTCAGATTCAATGGCTATGCGTTTATCATCATTGGCATAAGAAGCATCAGCAGATCTTCCGATTCGTTATCTGCAATAACAGGAAGGAACAGACCAGCCCTTGTCGGATCAGCCAGTTCAATCATAACATCCTGAGATGCGATATTTGCAAGGATCTCAAGCAGGAAGACAGACTTGAAACCAATCTCAATCTCCTCCCCTTCATACTGGCATTTGATCCTCTCATATGCTGAAATCGAGAAGTCGATATCCTGTGCCGATACCATAATCTGGTTTCCTTTCAGCTGAAGCTTCACAAGATTGCTTGCCTGGTTGGAGAAGACAGATACTCTTTTGAGCGTATTATAAAACTCAACCCTGTCGATAGTGATCTTGCGCGGGTTGTTCTTTGGAATAACTGAATTATAATTTGGATAGTTCCCTTCAACCAGACGACAAACAACTTTATAGTCGCTCAGATTGAAGAAGGCATTTTTATCGTCAAACTCAACAGTTACCGGACCGGATTCCCTTGGCAGAATATTTTTCAGAAGGGAGGCAGGTTTCTTCGGAAGAATAAATGAAGCGTTATCATCAGCATGAGCATCTGTTCGCTGATACCTTACAAGTTTGTGAGCGTCGGATGCCACGAAGGTTATCTTGTCAGTTGATGCCTCAACAAAAATACCACCCATAACCGGACGCAGTTCATCATCTGCAGTGGCGAAGAGTGTTTTGGTGATACCTGAAAGCAGGACATCTGCATTGATACTGAATACAATCTTCTTATCTTTTTTGATTGCCGGTAATGCCGGAAAGTCGATACCGTTCTGACCAACAACATTGAATTTTCCGTTCTCAGAACTGATAACAACAGCCATAGTTGACATGTTAATATCAAATGTAAGTGGCTGAACTGAAAACTCTTTCAGAGTATCGAGCAGGATTCTTGCAGGAAGGGCAATTGTACCGTCACCGTCGGTATTCTCAAGCTTCATCCTGGTTATCAGAGTTGACTCAAGGTCAGAAGCTGTAATCTCAAGATCGTTGCCTGAAAGATTAAACAGAAAATTATCGAGTATTGGAAGGGTGTTCTTTGAACTGATTACCCTGCTTATAGCCTGAAGATGACCAAGAAGTTCCGAGCTGGATACAACAAATTTCATATTGTTATCGTTTTAAGTTGATTTTTTGATTCACAAGTTTCACTATTCATCTGTTAACTAAGGAATTGAGCCATGATTCCTGCTCAAATCTTAATTACCAATATTACAAAAAAAAACTATTACCTCAAACAAAAATAAAGAGTTTATCCGGTTCTTCAATTACCCCGGCCCTAGAGCACATCCGTTAATCTAAGCCTTGGGGATGGGTGAGAAACTTCATAAATAAGTCTCCCCTCCTTTTGAAGGACTACCCTTTATACACATTTATTGTGTAATTCCATTATATCTGGGCGAAAGACGCT
Proteins encoded:
- a CDS encoding fumarylacetoacetate hydrolase family protein → MKIICIGLNYRKHAIEMGWPIPEEPVVFLKPDSALLKNNKPFFLPGFSDNIHYEVEVVIKISKLGKGISAKFAPRYYDELTLGIDITARDIQSRQAKNGMPWELSKCFDGAAPIGTFVPAASVKDMSDLDFRLEINGKIVQQSNTSDMIFNINEIVEYVSRYFTLKTGDLIFTGTPSGVGQLKKNDNLVAYLGDRPLLDFMIK
- a CDS encoding carbohydrate binding family 9 domain-containing protein, producing MFKSSIFLSIVLILCVNYNLSGQTKGVNRDNYRINIAGTSKPVVIDGILDDEAWKTAQRVGNFHTVTPSDTGFAIAQTEVMISYDETNFYLGAICYDPTPGKRPIESLRRDFNFSKNDNFMLFIDTYNDLTNGFAFGVSAAGAQTEGLEHDAQLISYSWDIKWKSAVTSYDDRWVIEFSIPFRSIRYFEGSTEWGINFGRLDLKTNEKSAWAPIPRNLNHCSLPHTGTLVWDKPLGNAGVRFSLIPYVTAKATKNNQLNESTNWKGNGGFDAKMILSSSMNLDLTVNPDYSQVEEDRQQTNLDRFELFFPERRQFFLENSDLFSNLGTTGDQPFFSRRIGLNIPVIGGGRLSGRIGENWRVGVMDMQTGSKEDIPSTNFAVAVLQRQVFNRSSVVGFLVNKQVTGNYNDTVYTGYKYNRVAGLEYNLASKNNKWAGKSFYHQAFYPGATGDAATVANSLLYSGRSLKASFEQTWIGADYVSEVGYIRRTGYFEVAPGIKYLFFPASGKILSHGPGFDFDIILDPSAEMTDRQTQLTYTIGWQNRNQVTFNVSDYYVKLSNAFDPTNSGGIKLIAGSDYNWQSAGVNFSSDFRKMFNFSVNGGYGNYYNGTRSTLGATINYRSQPYGSISITANYNDISLPDPYKSVKLFLIGPRLDLTFTDKLFFTSFVQYNNQIDNLNLNLRFQWRFAPVSDLYIVYTENSFPGDYTIKNRGLVVKLSYWFN
- a CDS encoding glucosamine-6-phosphate deaminase, which gives rise to MNIIICENAAELGLRAARLAAEKLNQSIAGRGEARLVVSTGSSQFETLSALLSEKVEWEKVEIFHLDEYIGLPVTHPASFRKYLYERFINHIKAKAFHSVDVEGSIEQKIKKLTEEIRRKPVDLGLIGIGVNGHIAFNDPPADFDTREAYIVVNLDNECRMQQVNEGWFKSLEEVPAQAVSMTPWQIMQCKTIISCVPHKVKATAVRNTLLNKVTEVVPATLLKQHPEYHLYIDKNSSSAIIPF
- a CDS encoding 3'-5' exonuclease, with the translated sequence MAFIDLETTGINVTTDRIVELSVLKIHPNGKEEWMTTRVNPEMPIPPKTTAIHGITDADVANSPTFKEVGKNLAAFLEGCDLAGYNAIKFDIPVLAEEFLRTDIDFNFRKRRYVDVQVIFHKKEQRTLTAAYLFYCRKELEGAHGAKADTAATFEVLKSQLDRYPDLENDVEKLADFSSFNSNVDFAGRIILDENGVEVFNFGKHKGKAVEKVFAEEPAYYSWMMNGEFPLYTKKVLTEIKLRSFGKTQG
- the dnaN gene encoding DNA polymerase III subunit beta; translation: MKFVVSSSELLGHLQAISRVISSKNTLPILDNFLFNLSGNDLEITASDLESTLITRMKLENTDGDGTIALPARILLDTLKEFSVQPLTFDINMSTMAVVISSENGKFNVVGQNGIDFPALPAIKKDKKIVFSINADVLLSGITKTLFATADDELRPVMGGIFVEASTDKITFVASDAHKLVRYQRTDAHADDNASFILPKKPASLLKNILPRESGPVTVEFDDKNAFFNLSDYKVVCRLVEGNYPNYNSVIPKNNPRKITIDRVEFYNTLKRVSVFSNQASNLVKLQLKGNQIMVSAQDIDFSISAYERIKCQYEGEEIEIGFKSVFLLEILANIASQDVMIELADPTRAGLFLPVIADNESEDLLMLLMPMMINA